Proteins encoded by one window of Kribbella flavida DSM 17836:
- a CDS encoding DUF4446 family protein translates to MSSTLAGAFALVALFVAVLALVFAIQALRGQLRAAKETAKEPEVLPPTPPLPEPKPGTVGAELHRLGHELAEARAELRRTLQHLAVVRYDAFGDMGGRLSWSVALLDDNGDGVVLTSINSRNDARSYAKEVRAFASDVKLSPEEEQALETLRTQAAAARAQAPAAPAQASTQPAQAPAAAQANTPPAPATTAPVQAAAAPAQAKAAPPQAAAAPAPAPAGSAPASAPAGSAPAPAPAPAASAPAAPAQPAAQEAAQR, encoded by the coding sequence GTGTCTTCGACGTTAGCCGGTGCCTTCGCGCTCGTGGCCCTGTTCGTGGCGGTGCTCGCCCTCGTGTTCGCCATCCAGGCGCTGCGCGGGCAACTGCGAGCTGCCAAGGAGACCGCGAAGGAGCCCGAGGTGCTGCCGCCGACTCCGCCGTTGCCGGAGCCCAAGCCGGGCACGGTCGGCGCGGAGCTGCACCGGCTCGGCCACGAACTGGCGGAGGCCCGCGCGGAGTTGCGCCGGACGCTGCAGCACCTGGCCGTCGTTCGGTACGACGCCTTCGGCGACATGGGCGGCCGGCTGTCCTGGTCGGTCGCGCTGCTGGACGACAACGGCGACGGGGTGGTGCTGACCTCGATCAACAGCCGCAACGACGCCCGCTCCTACGCCAAGGAGGTGCGGGCCTTCGCGAGCGACGTCAAGCTGTCGCCCGAGGAGGAGCAAGCGCTCGAAACCCTGCGCACCCAGGCCGCCGCCGCACGGGCCCAGGCCCCCGCCGCGCCTGCTCAAGCCAGCACCCAGCCTGCTCAGGCCCCCGCCGCTGCGCAGGCCAACACCCCACCTGCCCCGGCAACCACTGCGCCTGTTCAGGCCGCAGCAGCGCCTGCCCAGGCCAAGGCAGCACCGCCGCAGGCCGCCGCCGCGCCCGCTCCGGCCCCCGCCGGATCGGCCCCGGCCTCGGCCCCCGCCGGATCGGCCCCGGCCCCGGCCCCGGCCCCGGCCGCATCAGCCCCGGCCGCACCCGCGCAGCCCGCCGCTCAGGAAGCCGCCCAGCGCTGA
- a CDS encoding bacterial proteasome activator family protein: MSESSNEGQEVPMAGTRTEDGKVLIVGPDGMAVEGPPRGEHDEQSDGPRSVTELVEQPAKVMRVGNMIRQLLEEVKAAPLDEASRQRLKSIHAASIKELESGLAPELVEELERLSLDFTDDSTPTEAELRIAQAQLVGWLEGLFHGIQTALFAQQMAARQQLEQMRRALPGGQQLTPEDSPFPGGPQATGRTDGPGSGGMYL; this comes from the coding sequence ATGAGTGAGAGCAGCAACGAGGGCCAGGAAGTTCCGATGGCGGGGACACGGACCGAGGACGGCAAGGTGCTGATCGTCGGCCCGGACGGGATGGCGGTCGAGGGCCCGCCGCGTGGCGAGCACGACGAGCAGTCCGACGGACCACGCTCGGTGACGGAGCTGGTGGAGCAGCCGGCCAAGGTGATGCGGGTCGGGAACATGATTCGCCAGCTGCTCGAAGAGGTGAAGGCCGCTCCCCTGGACGAGGCCTCCCGGCAGCGGCTGAAGTCGATCCACGCTGCCTCGATCAAGGAGCTGGAGAGCGGTCTGGCGCCGGAGCTGGTCGAGGAGCTGGAGCGGCTGAGCCTCGACTTCACCGACGACAGCACGCCGACCGAGGCCGAACTGCGGATCGCGCAGGCCCAGCTGGTGGGCTGGCTGGAGGGCCTGTTCCACGGCATCCAGACGGCGCTGTTCGCCCAGCAGATGGCCGCTCGCCAGCAGCTGGAGCAGATGCGGCGCGCACTGCCCGGCGGTCAGCAGCTGACGCCCGAGGACAGCCCGTTCCCGGGCGGCCCGCAGGCCACCGGCCGCACCGACGGCCCGGGCAGCGGCGGGATGTACCTGTAG
- a CDS encoding CGNR zinc finger domain-containing protein, translated as MHLNPYGADAVLLAVNLATDPAHSPDELATRCEQSGVESRLVRDRQVTAADLAAVRVALDEWLAVVDATDEHERVALVNAMLAKYTEHPRLTNHAGDGWHVHYRPDDVPVGRLVATLISTGTALHLAGRGISRLGRCSTDGCDTVYADLSRSGRQRYCSPACSNRDAVRRHRARAQRV; from the coding sequence ATGCATCTCAACCCTTACGGCGCCGATGCGGTCCTGCTCGCGGTGAACCTGGCCACCGACCCCGCCCACAGTCCCGACGAGCTGGCCACCCGCTGCGAGCAGAGCGGCGTCGAGAGCCGCCTGGTCCGCGACCGCCAGGTGACCGCGGCCGACCTCGCCGCCGTCCGGGTCGCGCTGGACGAGTGGCTCGCGGTGGTGGACGCGACCGACGAGCACGAACGGGTCGCGCTGGTGAACGCGATGCTCGCCAAGTACACCGAGCATCCCCGGCTCACCAACCACGCCGGCGACGGCTGGCACGTGCACTACCGGCCCGACGACGTACCGGTCGGGCGGCTGGTGGCGACGCTGATCAGCACCGGCACCGCGCTGCACCTGGCCGGCCGCGGCATCAGCCGCCTCGGCCGCTGCTCCACCGACGGCTGCGACACCGTGTACGCCGACCTGTCGCGCAGCGGCCGGCAGCGCTACTGCAGCCCCGCCTGCTCCAACCGGGACGCCGTCCGCCGGCACCGCGCCCGCGCCCAGCGGGTGTGA
- the larB gene encoding nickel pincer cofactor biosynthesis protein LarB, whose translation MTHLPDPGPQPGVHDLGYARLDTDRLERTGDAEVVYGAGKTPAQVVELLRTLHATHPDRAVLATRLTPEAQQVVGAELPEAVVDPVGRTAMLGTPPPARGTVAVVAAGTSDAPVAAEAATTLQVFGAGVDLITDVGVAGLHRLLGVRERLAVADCLIVVAGMEGALPSVVGGLVGVPLVAVPTSVGYGASFGGLAALLAMLNSCAPGVTVVNIDNGFGAAVFAARVARRAAPAEVKSP comes from the coding sequence GTGACTCATCTGCCTGACCCCGGACCCCAGCCCGGCGTGCACGACCTCGGTTACGCCCGGCTCGACACCGACCGGTTGGAGCGCACAGGCGACGCGGAAGTGGTCTACGGCGCCGGCAAGACGCCCGCCCAGGTCGTGGAGCTGCTGCGCACCCTGCACGCCACCCACCCCGACCGCGCCGTGCTCGCCACCCGCCTGACGCCCGAGGCCCAGCAGGTCGTCGGCGCCGAGCTACCCGAGGCGGTCGTCGACCCGGTCGGCCGGACCGCGATGCTCGGTACGCCGCCGCCGGCGCGCGGCACGGTCGCCGTCGTCGCTGCCGGTACGTCGGACGCGCCGGTCGCCGCCGAGGCCGCGACGACCCTGCAGGTCTTCGGCGCGGGCGTCGACCTGATCACCGACGTCGGCGTGGCCGGGCTGCACCGGCTGCTCGGCGTACGCGAGCGGCTCGCGGTCGCGGACTGCCTGATCGTGGTCGCCGGAATGGAGGGCGCGCTGCCCAGCGTGGTCGGCGGGCTGGTCGGGGTACCGCTGGTCGCCGTACCGACCTCGGTGGGCTACGGGGCGTCGTTCGGTGGGCTCGCCGCCTTGCTGGCGATGCTGAACTCGTGCGCGCCGGGGGTGACCGTGGTGAACATCGACAACGGCTTCGGGGCCGCAGTCTTCGCGGCGCGGGTTGCTCGGCGCGCGGCGCCGGCCGAGGTGAAGTCCCCGTGA
- the larC gene encoding nickel pincer cofactor biosynthesis protein LarC, translated as MRVAWIDCSAGASGDMLLGAFLDAGADPTVVNAAVSAVDPSLSVRVEAAVRHQIAATKASVYVHDEPHPENDPNAAYAGTEHGEGVEGGHGHGVGAGHGHVHSGSGGGGTRSWAEVRGVIEAAGLDDAVRERALDTFARLARAEAAAHGVQPDAVHFHEVGALDAIADIVGVAAASVSLELDRIVVSTIALGGGRQVRGQHGGIPVPGPAVLHLLTEAEAPVVGGTAPYEMTTPTGAALLATLADEFGLMPPLRILQTGVGAGGRDPVEVPNILRVVIGESVGAPATELVYETNVDDLDPRIWPQVLSRLLQAGAADAWLTPILMKKGRPAHTLSVLVSSANAEVVRAVILTETSAIGLREFPIRKHAADREFASVEVGGQSIHVKIARYGGQVVNVQPEYEDVVTAANALGKPVKSVLAQAVAAGHDLWG; from the coding sequence GTGAGAGTCGCCTGGATCGACTGCTCCGCCGGCGCCTCCGGCGACATGCTGCTCGGGGCGTTCCTGGACGCCGGGGCGGACCCGACGGTGGTGAATGCGGCGGTCTCCGCCGTCGACCCGTCGCTGTCGGTCCGCGTCGAGGCAGCCGTCCGGCACCAGATCGCCGCCACCAAGGCATCGGTCTACGTGCACGACGAGCCTCATCCCGAAAACGACCCGAACGCCGCCTACGCCGGCACCGAGCACGGCGAAGGCGTGGAGGGCGGCCACGGGCATGGGGTCGGGGCGGGGCACGGACATGTGCACAGCGGGTCCGGTGGTGGTGGGACTCGGAGCTGGGCCGAGGTTCGGGGGGTGATCGAGGCGGCGGGGCTGGACGACGCAGTGCGGGAGCGGGCGTTGGACACGTTCGCCCGGCTGGCCCGGGCCGAGGCGGCGGCGCACGGGGTGCAGCCGGACGCCGTGCACTTCCACGAGGTCGGGGCGCTGGACGCGATCGCGGACATCGTCGGCGTCGCGGCCGCGTCGGTCTCGCTCGAGCTGGACCGGATCGTGGTGTCGACCATCGCGCTCGGCGGCGGTCGCCAGGTGCGCGGGCAGCACGGCGGGATCCCGGTCCCGGGCCCGGCCGTCCTGCATCTGCTGACCGAGGCGGAAGCGCCGGTGGTCGGCGGCACCGCGCCGTACGAGATGACGACGCCGACCGGCGCCGCCCTGCTCGCCACGCTGGCCGACGAGTTCGGCCTGATGCCGCCGCTGCGGATCCTGCAGACCGGTGTCGGCGCCGGCGGCCGTGACCCGGTCGAGGTACCGAACATCCTCCGGGTGGTGATCGGCGAGTCCGTCGGCGCTCCCGCGACCGAACTGGTCTACGAGACCAACGTCGACGACCTCGACCCGCGGATCTGGCCGCAGGTGCTCTCCCGGCTGTTGCAGGCCGGCGCGGCCGACGCCTGGCTGACCCCGATCCTGATGAAAAAGGGCCGCCCGGCGCACACCCTGTCGGTGCTGGTCAGCAGCGCGAACGCCGAGGTGGTCCGGGCCGTGATCCTGACCGAGACCTCTGCGATCGGGCTGCGGGAGTTCCCGATCCGCAAGCACGCGGCGGACCGCGAGTTCGCCAGCGTCGAGGTCGGCGGCCAGTCCATCCATGTGAAGATCGCCCGGTACGGCGGTCAGGTGGTCAACGTGCAGCCCGAGTACGAAGACGTGGTCACCGCGGCCAACGCACTCGGCAAACCGGTGAAGTCGGTGCTGGCCCAGGCCGTCGCCGCCGGCCACGACCTCTGGGGCTGA
- a CDS encoding WhiB family transcriptional regulator, translating into MEEPPPASATRRTRERYEQLVREAKAVCASCPLFTDCLFSAVAEHDVSGFVAGTTAAQRRSMRNLLDVEVQADDFDQLAGARGTRRPVSHEEVLRLRTQYPSDSLESLAMRLGCSLSTVKRHLRRARRGQSPASKRPRPRPEVSAVLDAFDAVVDQSGPAPRTRSTRVA; encoded by the coding sequence ATGGAGGAGCCGCCGCCCGCGTCGGCGACCCGTCGGACCAGGGAGCGGTACGAGCAGCTGGTCCGGGAGGCCAAGGCGGTCTGCGCCTCCTGCCCGTTGTTCACCGACTGCCTGTTCAGCGCGGTGGCCGAGCACGACGTGAGTGGCTTCGTCGCGGGAACGACGGCCGCGCAGCGTCGATCGATGCGCAACCTCCTGGACGTCGAGGTCCAGGCCGACGACTTCGACCAGCTCGCCGGCGCGCGGGGGACCCGCCGGCCGGTCAGCCACGAGGAGGTCCTGCGGCTGCGCACGCAGTACCCCAGTGACAGCCTGGAATCCCTGGCCATGCGGCTCGGGTGCTCGCTGTCCACGGTGAAGCGGCACCTGCGCAGGGCCCGCCGGGGGCAGAGCCCGGCCAGCAAGAGACCGCGTCCCCGCCCCGAGGTCAGCGCCGTCCTGGACGCGTTCGACGCCGTGGTGGACCAGTCGGGGCCCGCCCCGCGGACCCGCAGCACCCGCGTCGCCTGA
- a CDS encoding HAD family hydrolase, whose protein sequence is MTDDWRPRAIALDIDGTLVDHDERISTAVVDAVRRAAAQVPVILATGRSWQSTRPIAELLGLPDGFVVVSNGAMTIGYPGGEVVDERTFDPSTVIASVREHAPNARMAVEEHDFGYRVTAPFPDGDLGDGTAIRVVSDEQLAPEPVTRLIIRDPEQSEADFVELAERLGLHGVSYFVGWTAWLDIAPEGVDKSTGLKVALAQFGLEADGLLAMGDGRNDIEMLTYAGLGVAMGAAPDEVKAAADEVTKTVQDDGVAAVLNRWF, encoded by the coding sequence ATGACGGACGACTGGCGGCCGCGGGCGATCGCGCTCGACATCGACGGCACTCTCGTCGACCACGACGAACGCATCTCGACGGCGGTGGTCGACGCGGTCCGCCGTGCCGCCGCGCAGGTCCCGGTGATCCTGGCCACCGGCCGGTCCTGGCAGTCCACCCGGCCAATCGCCGAACTGCTCGGTCTGCCGGACGGATTCGTTGTCGTGAGCAACGGCGCGATGACGATCGGTTACCCCGGTGGTGAGGTGGTCGACGAGCGCACCTTCGACCCGTCGACGGTGATCGCCTCGGTGCGCGAGCACGCGCCGAACGCCCGGATGGCGGTCGAGGAGCACGACTTCGGCTACCGCGTCACCGCGCCGTTCCCGGACGGCGACCTCGGCGACGGCACCGCGATCCGGGTGGTCTCCGACGAGCAGCTCGCGCCGGAGCCGGTGACCCGGCTGATCATCCGTGACCCGGAGCAGTCGGAGGCGGACTTCGTCGAGCTGGCCGAACGCCTCGGCCTGCACGGGGTCAGCTACTTCGTCGGCTGGACGGCCTGGCTGGACATCGCGCCCGAGGGCGTCGACAAGAGCACCGGCCTGAAGGTCGCGCTGGCCCAGTTCGGCCTGGAGGCGGACGGTCTGCTGGCGATGGGCGACGGCCGCAACGACATCGAGATGCTGACGTACGCCGGCCTCGGCGTCGCGATGGGCGCCGCCCCGGACGAGGTGAAGGCCGCGGCCGACGAGGTCACCAAGACGGTCCAGGACGACGGCGTCGCCGCGGTGCTGAACCGCTGGTTCTGA
- the serS gene encoding serine--tRNA ligase, which produces MIDAKLLRDNPDVVRAALTKRGESPARVDEILVADGERRSSIAAFEALRAEQKGLGKQVAQAKGDERAALLERTKALAAEVKAHEATANEAERRFDQLSRALPNLVSDEAPVGGESDYVVVEEIGKPRDFAAEGFEPRDHLELGELLGAIDMERGAKVSGARFYFLKGVGAQLQLGMLQLAINQAVEYGFTPMITPTLVKPEVMDGTGYLNAHDDVYRLQEPELYLVGTSEVSLAGYHMDEILDLSGGPVRYAGWSSCYRREAGSYGKDTRGIIRVHQFDKVEMFSYCSLEDAEAEHQRLLGWEKEMLDKMELAYRVIDTATGDLGASAYRKFDCEAWVPTQGAYRELTSTSNTTDYQARRLNIRHRDAEGRTRHVATLNGTLATTRWIVAILETHQLPDGSVRVPAALRPYVGGREVLEPARG; this is translated from the coding sequence GTGATCGATGCCAAACTGCTCCGTGACAACCCCGATGTCGTCCGCGCGGCCCTGACCAAGCGCGGCGAGAGTCCGGCCCGGGTCGACGAGATCCTGGTCGCCGACGGGGAGCGTCGATCGTCGATCGCCGCCTTCGAGGCGCTGCGGGCCGAGCAGAAGGGCCTCGGCAAGCAGGTCGCGCAGGCCAAGGGCGACGAGCGCGCCGCGCTGCTGGAGCGGACCAAGGCGCTGGCGGCCGAGGTGAAGGCCCACGAGGCGACCGCGAACGAGGCGGAGCGCCGCTTCGACCAGCTCTCCCGTGCCCTGCCGAACCTGGTCTCCGACGAGGCGCCGGTCGGCGGCGAGAGCGACTACGTGGTGGTGGAGGAGATCGGCAAGCCGCGCGACTTCGCCGCCGAGGGCTTCGAGCCGCGCGACCACCTGGAGCTCGGCGAGCTGCTCGGCGCGATCGACATGGAGCGCGGCGCGAAGGTGTCCGGCGCCCGGTTCTACTTCCTCAAGGGTGTCGGCGCCCAGCTCCAGCTCGGCATGCTGCAGCTGGCGATCAACCAGGCGGTGGAGTACGGCTTCACCCCGATGATCACGCCCACTCTGGTCAAGCCCGAGGTGATGGACGGCACCGGGTACCTGAACGCCCACGACGACGTCTACCGGCTGCAGGAGCCCGAGCTCTACCTGGTCGGGACGTCGGAGGTGTCGCTGGCCGGCTACCACATGGACGAGATCCTCGACCTGTCCGGCGGCCCGGTGCGGTACGCCGGGTGGTCGTCCTGCTACCGCCGCGAGGCCGGCTCGTACGGGAAGGACACCCGCGGGATCATTCGTGTCCACCAGTTCGACAAGGTGGAGATGTTCTCCTACTGCAGCCTCGAGGACGCCGAGGCGGAGCACCAGCGGCTGCTGGGCTGGGAGAAGGAGATGCTCGACAAGATGGAGCTGGCCTACCGGGTGATCGACACCGCGACCGGCGACCTGGGCGCCTCGGCGTACCGGAAGTTCGACTGCGAGGCGTGGGTGCCGACCCAGGGCGCCTACCGCGAGCTCACCTCGACGTCGAACACGACCGACTACCAGGCCCGCCGGCTGAACATCCGGCACCGTGACGCCGAGGGCAGGACCCGGCACGTCGCCACGCTGAACGGCACGCTCGCCACCACCCGGTGGATCGTGGCGATCCTGGAGACGCACCAGCTGCCCGACGGCTCGGTCCGGGTCCCGGCCGCGCTGCGCCCGTACGTCGGCGGCCGCGAGGTCCTCGAACCGGCCCGCGGATGA
- a CDS encoding diacylglycerol kinase family protein, whose amino-acid sequence MNHHPPSHLGRAVTVVLGALPFTVVTLLVFQNWPPLRRWDLSVSDRAAAYGASRPGWVDLWQVMGAVILPWTSRVLILGVAIYLWHRRARLLTVWLVVSAGAELGLVQAVKHTFDRPRPDSMLVQIETFSYVSGHAAAAFVMAGALGVVLPSVRGWRRRYRVLVMLPAIAAVLLASADRIFLNVHYVSDVVGGWALGLAILTATSIGFGLRPGLRRRRRRTSPEIPGEPPPRAAVIVNPIKVGDGVAFRRKVDRALAVRGFDDPLWLETREDDAGNAMAKRAIENESDLVLVAGGDGTVRVVTAALSRTGIPVGVIPAGTGNLLARNLHIPLDLDDALERILDGRDRRIDLVKVHGDGLDTDRFAVMAGLGLDAAIITGAPAQLKAQLGWTAYLVSAARNFNHPSVKVRIALDDEEPFERRVRTVVIGNVGMLQANIPLLPDARPDDGLLDVVVIAPRRVTQWPVLFWRVMTRTKRTDMYLERRTGRKVEITAAADVQRQLDGDGIGPGRSLVAEVEPGTLVVRVPKRR is encoded by the coding sequence ATGAACCACCATCCACCCAGTCACCTCGGCCGTGCCGTCACGGTCGTGCTGGGTGCGCTGCCCTTCACCGTCGTCACCCTGCTGGTCTTCCAGAACTGGCCTCCGCTGCGCCGCTGGGACCTGTCGGTCTCCGACCGCGCCGCGGCGTACGGCGCCTCGCGGCCGGGCTGGGTGGACCTGTGGCAGGTGATGGGCGCGGTGATCCTGCCGTGGACGTCGCGCGTGCTCATCCTCGGCGTCGCGATCTACCTGTGGCACCGCCGGGCCAGGCTGCTGACGGTCTGGCTGGTGGTCTCCGCCGGGGCTGAGCTGGGCCTGGTCCAGGCGGTGAAGCACACCTTCGACCGCCCGCGCCCGGACAGCATGCTGGTGCAGATCGAGACCTTCTCGTACGTGTCCGGGCATGCCGCCGCGGCGTTCGTGATGGCCGGCGCGCTCGGCGTGGTCCTGCCCTCGGTGCGGGGCTGGCGGCGCCGGTACCGGGTGCTGGTGATGCTGCCGGCGATCGCGGCGGTGCTGCTCGCGTCCGCCGACCGGATCTTCCTGAACGTGCACTACGTGTCCGACGTGGTCGGCGGCTGGGCGCTCGGGCTGGCGATCCTGACCGCCACCTCGATCGGCTTCGGGCTGCGTCCCGGGCTGCGCCGCCGTCGCCGCCGGACCAGCCCGGAGATCCCGGGCGAGCCCCCGCCCCGGGCCGCCGTGATCGTCAACCCGATCAAGGTCGGCGACGGCGTGGCGTTCCGGCGCAAGGTCGACCGGGCGCTGGCGGTGCGCGGCTTCGACGACCCGCTGTGGCTGGAGACCCGCGAGGACGACGCCGGCAACGCGATGGCCAAACGCGCGATCGAGAACGAGTCGGACCTGGTCCTGGTCGCGGGCGGCGACGGCACCGTCCGGGTGGTCACCGCGGCGCTGTCGCGGACCGGGATCCCGGTCGGGGTGATCCCGGCCGGCACCGGCAACCTGCTCGCCCGCAACCTGCACATCCCGCTCGACCTGGACGACGCGCTGGAGCGCATCCTGGACGGCCGGGACCGCCGGATCGACCTGGTCAAGGTGCACGGCGACGGGCTGGACACCGACCGGTTCGCGGTGATGGCCGGGCTCGGGCTGGACGCCGCGATCATCACCGGCGCCCCGGCACAGCTCAAGGCCCAGCTCGGCTGGACGGCGTACCTGGTGTCGGCGGCGCGGAACTTCAACCACCCGTCGGTGAAGGTCCGGATCGCGCTGGACGACGAGGAGCCGTTCGAGCGCCGGGTCCGGACCGTGGTGATCGGCAACGTCGGCATGCTGCAGGCGAACATCCCGCTGCTGCCGGACGCGCGGCCGGACGACGGGTTGCTCGACGTCGTGGTGATCGCGCCCCGGCGGGTGACGCAGTGGCCGGTGCTGTTCTGGCGGGTGATGACGCGGACCAAACGGACCGACATGTACCTCGAGCGGCGGACCGGGCGGAAGGTGGAGATCACCGCGGCGGCCGACGTCCAGCGTCAGCTCGACGGCGACGGGATCGGCCCCGGCCGGTCGCTGGTCGCCGAGGTGGAGCCGGGCACGCTCGTCGTCCGGGTGCCGAAGCGCCGCTGA
- a CDS encoding HAD family hydrolase has product MSDRETPRLVATDLDGTLVRDDGTVSARTRAAVLAIQQAGAVFVMVTARPPRWLHDLADLVGAHGVAIVANGAILYDVGRRRAIRTRLIDPAVGLEVARAIRDEVPDVEFAIERSDRYGQEPHYLNRWPRPENTLIAGIEELLAEPAAKLLVRHRSLHSDELLARVAPLVGERVAASHSGGHGLVEIAASGVSKAAMLADFAAEQGISAAETIAFGDSLNDLPMLAWAGTSYGVANAHPEVLAVVDQVCRTNDEDGVATVLEELFNL; this is encoded by the coding sequence GTGTCAGACCGTGAAACCCCCCGCCTGGTGGCCACCGATCTCGACGGGACCTTGGTCCGCGACGACGGCACCGTCTCCGCCCGCACCCGCGCGGCCGTGCTCGCGATCCAGCAGGCCGGCGCGGTCTTCGTGATGGTCACCGCCCGGCCGCCGCGCTGGTTGCACGACCTGGCCGACCTGGTCGGCGCGCACGGCGTGGCGATTGTTGCCAACGGCGCCATTCTGTACGACGTCGGCCGGCGCCGGGCGATCCGGACCCGGCTGATCGATCCGGCCGTCGGCCTGGAAGTGGCCCGGGCGATCCGGGACGAGGTGCCGGACGTGGAGTTCGCGATCGAGCGATCGGACCGCTACGGACAGGAACCGCACTACCTGAACCGCTGGCCCCGCCCCGAGAACACCTTGATCGCCGGGATCGAGGAACTGCTGGCCGAGCCGGCCGCGAAGCTGCTCGTCCGGCACCGGAGTCTGCACTCCGACGAATTGCTGGCCCGGGTCGCGCCGCTGGTCGGCGAGCGGGTCGCGGCCAGCCACAGCGGCGGTCACGGCCTGGTGGAGATCGCCGCGAGCGGGGTGTCGAAGGCCGCGATGCTGGCCGATTTCGCCGCAGAACAAGGAATTTCCGCCGCCGAGACGATCGCGTTCGGCGACTCGCTGAACGACCTGCCGATGCTCGCCTGGGCCGGTACGTCGTACGGCGTGGCGAACGCGCATCCCGAGGTGCTGGCCGTCGTCGACCAGGTGTGCCGGACAAACGACGAGGACGGTGTCGCCACCGTCCTCGAAGAGTTGTTCAACCTCTAG